From a single Chlorocebus sabaeus isolate Y175 chromosome X, mChlSab1.0.hap1, whole genome shotgun sequence genomic region:
- the RBBP7 gene encoding histone-binding protein RBBP7 isoform X2: protein MASKEMFEDTVEERVINEEYKIWKKNTPFLYDLVMTHALQWPSLTVQWLPEVTKPEGKDYALHWLVLGTHTSDEQNHLVVARVHIPNDDAQFDASHCDSDKGEFGGFGSVTGKIECEIKINHEGEVNRARYMPQNPHIIATKTPSSDVLVFDYTKHPAKPDPSGECNPDLRLRGHQKEGYGLSWNSNLSGHLLSASDDHTVCLWDINAGPKEGKIVDAKAIFTGHSAVVEDVAWHLLHESLFGSVADDQKLMIWDTRSNTTSKPSHLVDAHTAEVNCLSFNPYSEFILATGSADKTVALWDLRNLKLKLHTFESHKDEIFQVHWSPHNETILASSGTDRRLNVWDLSKIGEEQSAEDAEDGPPELLFIHGGHTAKISDFSWNPNEPWVICSVSEDNIMQIWQMAENIYNDEESDVTTSELEGQGS, encoded by the exons ATGGCGAGTAAAGAGA TGTTTGAAGATACTGTGGAGGAGCGTGTCATCAATGAAGAatataaaatctggaagaagaatACACCGTTTCTGTATGACCTGGTTATGACCCATGCTCTTCAGTGGCCCAGTCTTACCGTTCAGTGGCTTCCTGAAGTGACTAA aCCGGAAGGAAAAGATTATGCCCTTCATTGGCTAGTGCTGGGGACTCATACGTCTGATGAACAGAATCATCTGGTGGTTGCTCGAGTACATATTCCCAATGATGATGCACAGTTTGATGCTTCCCATTGTGACAGTGACAAGGGTG AATTTGGTGGCTTTGGTTCTGTAACAGGAAAAATTGAATGTGAAATTAAAATCAATCATGAAGGAGAAGTAAACCGTGCTCGTTACATGCCGCAGAATCCTCACATCATTGCTACAAAAACACCATCTTCTGATGTGTTGGTTTTTGACTATACAAAACACCCTGCTAAACCAG aCCCAAGTGGAGAATGTAATCCTGATCTCAGGTTAAGAGGTCACCAGAAGGAAGGCTATGGTCTCTCCTGGAATTCGAATTTGAGTGGACATCTCCTAAGTGCATCTGATGACCAT ACTGTCTGTCTATGGGATATAAACGCAGGACCAAAAGAAGGCAAAATTGTGGATGCTAAAGCGATCTTTACTGGCCACTCAGCTGTTGTAGAGGATGTGGCCTGGCACCTGCTGCACGAGTCATTGTTTGGATCTGTTGCTGATGATCAGAAACTTATGAT ATGGGACACCAGGTCCAATACCACCTCCAAGCCGAGCCACTTGGTGGATGCGCACACTGCCGAAGTCAACTGCCTCTCATTCAATCCCTACAGCGAATTTATTCTAGCCACCGGCTCTGCGGATAAG accGTAGCTTTATGGGATCTGCGtaacttaaaattaaaactcCATACCTTCGAATCTCATAAAGATGAAATTTTCCAG GTCCACTGGTCTCCACATAATGAAACTATTCTGGCTTCAAGTGGTACTGACCGCCGCCTGAATGTGTGGGATTTAAG TAAAATTGGGGAAGAACAATCAGCAGAAGATGCAGAAGATGGGCCTCCAGAACTCCTG TTTATTCATGGAGGACACACTGCTAAGATTTCAGATTTTAGCTGGAACCCCAATGAGCCTTGGGTCATTTGCTCAGTGTCTGAGGATAACATCATGCAGATATGGCAAATG gctgaaaatatttacaacgATGAAGAGTCAGATGTCACGACATCCGAACTGGAGGGACAAGGATCTTAA
- the RBBP7 gene encoding histone-binding protein RBBP7 isoform X1: MAAEAGVVGAGASPDGDWRDQACGLLVHVHLSSRVGRAAPVRTGRHLRTVFEDTVEERVINEEYKIWKKNTPFLYDLVMTHALQWPSLTVQWLPEVTKPEGKDYALHWLVLGTHTSDEQNHLVVARVHIPNDDAQFDASHCDSDKGEFGGFGSVTGKIECEIKINHEGEVNRARYMPQNPHIIATKTPSSDVLVFDYTKHPAKPDPSGECNPDLRLRGHQKEGYGLSWNSNLSGHLLSASDDHTVCLWDINAGPKEGKIVDAKAIFTGHSAVVEDVAWHLLHESLFGSVADDQKLMIWDTRSNTTSKPSHLVDAHTAEVNCLSFNPYSEFILATGSADKTVALWDLRNLKLKLHTFESHKDEIFQVHWSPHNETILASSGTDRRLNVWDLSKIGEEQSAEDAEDGPPELLFIHGGHTAKISDFSWNPNEPWVICSVSEDNIMQIWQMAENIYNDEESDVTTSELEGQGS, translated from the exons ATGGCTGCCGAGGCGGGTGTCGTGGGAGCTGGGGCCTCCCCTGATGGGGATTGGAGGGACCAGGCCTGTGGGCTTCTGGTACACGTGCATTTGTCTTCCCGAGTGGGTCGCGCAGCCCCTGTACGTACAGGTCGTCATCTTAGAACAG TGTTTGAAGATACTGTGGAGGAGCGTGTCATCAATGAAGAatataaaatctggaagaagaatACACCGTTTCTGTATGACCTGGTTATGACCCATGCTCTTCAGTGGCCCAGTCTTACCGTTCAGTGGCTTCCTGAAGTGACTAA aCCGGAAGGAAAAGATTATGCCCTTCATTGGCTAGTGCTGGGGACTCATACGTCTGATGAACAGAATCATCTGGTGGTTGCTCGAGTACATATTCCCAATGATGATGCACAGTTTGATGCTTCCCATTGTGACAGTGACAAGGGTG AATTTGGTGGCTTTGGTTCTGTAACAGGAAAAATTGAATGTGAAATTAAAATCAATCATGAAGGAGAAGTAAACCGTGCTCGTTACATGCCGCAGAATCCTCACATCATTGCTACAAAAACACCATCTTCTGATGTGTTGGTTTTTGACTATACAAAACACCCTGCTAAACCAG aCCCAAGTGGAGAATGTAATCCTGATCTCAGGTTAAGAGGTCACCAGAAGGAAGGCTATGGTCTCTCCTGGAATTCGAATTTGAGTGGACATCTCCTAAGTGCATCTGATGACCAT ACTGTCTGTCTATGGGATATAAACGCAGGACCAAAAGAAGGCAAAATTGTGGATGCTAAAGCGATCTTTACTGGCCACTCAGCTGTTGTAGAGGATGTGGCCTGGCACCTGCTGCACGAGTCATTGTTTGGATCTGTTGCTGATGATCAGAAACTTATGAT ATGGGACACCAGGTCCAATACCACCTCCAAGCCGAGCCACTTGGTGGATGCGCACACTGCCGAAGTCAACTGCCTCTCATTCAATCCCTACAGCGAATTTATTCTAGCCACCGGCTCTGCGGATAAG accGTAGCTTTATGGGATCTGCGtaacttaaaattaaaactcCATACCTTCGAATCTCATAAAGATGAAATTTTCCAG GTCCACTGGTCTCCACATAATGAAACTATTCTGGCTTCAAGTGGTACTGACCGCCGCCTGAATGTGTGGGATTTAAG TAAAATTGGGGAAGAACAATCAGCAGAAGATGCAGAAGATGGGCCTCCAGAACTCCTG TTTATTCATGGAGGACACACTGCTAAGATTTCAGATTTTAGCTGGAACCCCAATGAGCCTTGGGTCATTTGCTCAGTGTCTGAGGATAACATCATGCAGATATGGCAAATG gctgaaaatatttacaacgATGAAGAGTCAGATGTCACGACATCCGAACTGGAGGGACAAGGATCTTAA